TTATTTAGTAATCAATTAAAAGCTTCAAGTAATCATCAAAAGGATGAAACAAAATATAGTATCAGAGTCATCGTAAACTTTAACATAAACATAAGTACCATGAGATGCATGTCAAGAATGAATCTCAAACCAATGTAATCATCCCCAGTGATTTCTATTATTTGATATAAATGATACTGTAAAATATGAACCATAAAATGACAAGTTGCCAATCATCACCAGTAGGTATAGGCTAGTTTTCCAGCCAAAGCAACGGATTCCTAGTTCTGTGAATACTTTGTgacaagtattttttttcttgtaattAGTGTGACTATGAAATCGACAAGATCAACCAACACAACCTGGGCCAATAGCAAAGCTTAGCACAATCAATAACGAACGATCATTAATGAGATCAACCGTAAGCACCAAAATATCCATCCATGAGGAGCGAAAGTACCCAATAACGATGCAGAATTGGGCGGTACAATCTAATCATGATGCAGAATTGGGCGACACAATCCGATCGCGATGCAGAATTGGGCGGAACTACTAAGAAATCATGTGAAGATCGACTCACAAACTACATCCCAACATTCAATAACTAATATCTACATCGATAACGCATGCATAACGATTGGGTTACAATTAACATGCTGCGAGAGAAACAGATGGATTTGTACCTTGAGCCCCAGAAGCCGCAGCGGCGCGTGCTGGCCAGGCACGATGCACTCTGGCCCAGCTGCCTCTGCCACCGCCTCCATGGCCAGCCCTACTCCTATCGGATCCGGATGCTGCGGAGCGAGATCAAAATTAGTCCTCCCGCACCTAACCACCGGATCAATCAAACCAACCCGGAATTGAACCAAGCCGGGCCGCAAGGTTACCTTCATAAGGGCGAGGGCGTAGGCGGAGGAGTGGTCCTGGGGTACCCGGAGCACGGGGGCGTGGTGGATGCGCGGGACGGGGCGGATTCCGGCGGAGCCGGTCGCCGCGACGCGCCACGGCGCGTCGTCGCCCGCGAGGTGCGGCCgcttggaggcggcggccgtgggcgAGACGgacgaggccgcggcggcggcgggggcggcgggtaGAGCCGCGggcgaggaggtggtggtggtgagggACGCCATcggggggagggaggaagcAGGGGAGGCTCCGGTCCGGAGAGGATAaggggggagggaggacgAGACGAGGCCCGTTCCGTTTGCGTGTTTGGCTCGCTCGCGTGTGGGGAGCGACGCGAAAGACCCGATGGGACGGTGGGGGATCTTTTATACAACGTGGGGGGTAAAACTCGGGTTTGTCGGCCCCCGCCCGAGCCGACGCGGTGGCTTCCGGTTCTCCGAAGTGGGGCGGGCGCTGGTGGGCGGGTGGTTCGATTCGGTCCTGCGTTGATGACGTGTGGGCCAGGGGTTGTGTTGGGAAATCCggagatgtttttttttgggggaatAAATCCGGAGATGTTtcgtggaagaagaaagaggagttTGAGTTGGCTTGGGACGTCGTCTGGTGAGGAATGAATCTATCGTCTTAATCCAAGATTGATGGTCAAACTATTAACGCTGGAGTGTTAGTTACGGAGTACGGAGTACGAAGTAT
The Brachypodium distachyon strain Bd21 chromosome 2, Brachypodium_distachyon_v3.0, whole genome shotgun sequence genome window above contains:
- the LOC100844447 gene encoding uncharacterized protein LOC100844447: MASLTTTTSSPAALPAAPAAAAASSVSPTAAASKRPHLAGDDAPWRVAATGSAGIRPVPRIHHAPVLRVPQDHSSAYALALMKHPDPIGVGLAMEAVAEAAGPECIVPGQHAPLRLLGLKVWPLDIEMKFLEPFGRELHSMKKFMDKSCSVMDSSSMAHK